aattattttgtgatactTTTTGAAAAGTAGAAGGAACTCTTTTAGCTGAACTCATTGCAAATCTTTTAAGAATTCTTATGTCATCTGAATACTTTATTagctataataaataattaaggattttaatattacaataagtataaaaaattcttaatataatatgaCGTTAATACATAAATAGAAGAAGAACGGTGATTGTGGAAGATATATGCGGTGATTCAATATCGTGATGTCTTATATACGTCATGTTCAATTCTAcgagcaaccgttaaaattttttctttatagtcTTTACACATTGTAGGATGTTTACTGACCATTGGCATTCGCTGTATGTTTatgaaaactaaattttaattttgcagttaGCAGAACTTTTTACAGGTGTAAATTTctctacataattttaagaaaaatgttacataataatttttaactctagTCTAACTTAAAGGCCatgaatgtatttttaaaaatattattgaatttaatgcgTTGCAATGTGCGTGTACAAATGTAGCAAATAAAATCATGGTATATGTAAGCTATGATTGTAGAATATAGTTGTTCGTCACATTCAACTCTCTTGTGACTTTACAATCTCATGGTAGAGactgtataatgtttattagaagcaaagaaattattttagaagTATTGAGTTTTATttgatagattttttaaataaaaatgtataaaaaaacattttcttttaaataaaatatattgtatgaaatgttcttaaaattttgttctatgGTACATATTTATGTGTAAAGTCTATGAATGCTCATTAATTTgtgtttgtttttataaataaacatacttTTTCATGATATTAGTTAGTATTCCGCGACTCCTTACATTCCATAAAAACGCATTTTCCCCctttttcagtaaattgtaaaacgTTTGGGCTATATATCCAATAAACTTTTACCTAAAAAGTGGTTGGTAAAACTCTATGGCGTTGGTtagaattgtattaatatttactatacTAATGAAGAAACGAAATAATGTTCCACAATTCTCTCCTTTCTTCGACATGTGCAATGTTCTTATTAcagacaattataatttaacatttaatattttataatttaaaaaagtataatttctaCTTATACCTAGCAGACATGTAGCAAGCACGAAGGACTTCATTCTTCAATATTTTGGTTGTTAGTATATAAAGAAGTTGTATGAGAGACTTCATTCACTTAATATATTGAGAATACTTTGACAGTGTATTTATATTCTGGAAAAGTCGTGATGTGGTATCTATCTAAAAATGAAATGTTCAACGGAGTCCACGATTTCACGTTTTTCTGATAACGAAAAATCCCAGcgtgtcaaaaaaaaatcggtGATGCAAGATATCTGTTCCTGAGTAACATAATTCTTAAATATACGACCAATAAAGTAacgcaaaattataaaaaaaaacctgttaccatacttatttttactttcgcattgtatatttttatcttacaaaGGATTCCTTGAAAGTGGTCGTCTTAGATTTAagcaagcttttaatatgttgtggtatatataaaaataagagacacgtatttttttatacgtgcccgtttGCACTTTTAGGGAGCGGAAcatctctttgaaaaaaatcgatacttttttttcgaagcgtgtattgTTGAAACTATTAAAGATAGAGAAcaatgttctaattgaaagtcaaatggcttgaagagtactttacaaaagtaataagttttttttttaattttttgtatgctTTTCTCCACCATTTTTAACTCCGTTCCtacgtttcttttttcatgAGCTGTAGCTATGCAACAAGTAATCACTTCGTTGCTCacactttaaatatttccaAAGTGCAAAAACAACCtgaaaataacagaaataattcaACATACTATCAGGGTCAGGGAATTCCTTATTGCTTTACAATTCACACTGCAACCGATTTGAAGAATTGCAATTCTGTTTCTCACAATTGGTCGAACTaaacaatacatttaataaataaagccTGCAAACCGAGAAGTAGTAGAGAACAATTAAGACCGTCGTTTGTAATGTAATTTGAGTACTTGATTTACTacactctcacacacacacacacgctcgcacgcatgctcgcacgcacgcacggacGCACAATATGTATCTGCACGTACGTaaacacaaatttaattaacgaattttacgaattcatatttaatagttaaaagGGAAAAATGAATAAGCAGTTTTTACGCATTGGCAATCCGATTATTAAAACCCACAGCATCAATTTGTGCGATACGTAAacttatttctatttgttttatatgtacatacaatttttatgaaatatttgtgaTAACTTTTATggttatatatatgtaatgttgTTGCGATAAAAGTGAATCATTGTTAGTTGCATTGCAAATAAATGCATTCTGATAcgcaatttgaaataaatataggtgaaaaataaaatataaaatttttttaccttaGTACGTTATTTATCAGCGTATACtacatattcaaattattatagatTCTTCGATGTTATGCGTGCATTATTTATTCGTATATCAAGGTTTCTGAATAAAGCAAAGTCTACCTTTATTCcactttttcaaaactttttttataagaacatcaaacaaattaaatgagtataaaatattaattataataactcaccaaaataaaatgtttattctgcatagaatatttataaataagtaaaaaaagtattttttaatatcacatATCGTCAGTCGATGTTATTTATtaagtacaataattaatttgagcaaggattgcaaataatttatcgaCACGCAAAATGGAAGAAGTATATAACATGTTGAAATGTAAATACAAGTTGTCTAAAAAATAcgagaaaaagtttattatgtatattagtaCTCTTATAATCATTAATTTACTTATTCTACAGATCATTTTATAGATTAATTACGAATTTTTCTTggtttttttagatattaaaattgaaagacataaaattttaattataagaacaTACTTGATTAATATACCACTCATTATAcaatcatatatttataaatcgtGTACTAAGTAATTAACATTTTGTCTTTAAGTCTAGAATCTATTAGATGatattgtgataaatataatcgttatattttaataaaaaatacttattattatcaAAGTTACGAGATAAAACAGATATCAATAATACCATAGATATCTACGAATAATACCTTTGTCAAAGAACATAAttcgacataattttttttttttatttcagcgTCTCGAGCGCCTTTGTGCCTGTGTCTAAGCGGCTCACTTCGTCGGTGTCTCGCACTCAAACGTCACACTTCCGTTTGTTCCCGTACAGCTTCAACCCCGCGAATCTCATTTGTTTGTCATGACCGCTTTTAAAAACtgtattcttttttctctcctttagaatattatttatatcaataaatacagTCATGTTTTAAGTTTGTGTTACGGAGCGATTCTCTTCCGCAACTTACGCTTCTACAACAACCTTCTCTAACAATAACGAGTTATAAGTACGAGTATACTGTTATCTGTTAGCAATTAATACGTGAAAAGTAggattttatgaaaatgttctgaaaaatgtgattattatatgcacaatattttattgttaacccAACACATTGTTATTAACCCAACACAACGTTAATAATTACAAGAACAAGAGGATTACAAGAAAAATACTTCTAATGAATCTTTATGTGTCTCATTTTTTACGGGCTAGCACTGTAGTCTCCGCCACACCAGCTCTTAAAGCACATCCTATTATATTTACTGCTTTCTGTCTGTTGGATTTTGGGCCTTGAGTCtctacaatgaaaaaaaaggattatatgactaatttaaaatttcttaatatataatctcaatatgcttttcttaaacataaagtttattaaagagAATGTATATGTACATCAATTACCTCTATCTACACATCTAGAAGCAACTTTCTTGCAATTTTCCACATTAGCGGGATCAGTGATAATCTTGGTGCACATTTTCATActtctttcttttataacaGCTGGATCTGGGTTGTCATACTACACAAAtatgactttattatttaatgttatttgagtgctaaatagaaaaatttaaacatttataagttACAACTGTAACACACATTATTTGTGTACTGTTATAgactacaaaatattaaaaatttcctaTAATCTTatagaaagtaataattttcaactttctgtttaattgaaatatataattatgttaactaTTTTACTTActtaatatagaataaaaattggttatttagagaaagagatagacttaatatttttattcgattataaatttttattttggtatgttgattaaaatatataatcaaagaGTGTTATTATTAGCAATGATTA
The DNA window shown above is from Solenopsis invicta isolate M01_SB chromosome 10, UNIL_Sinv_3.0, whole genome shotgun sequence and carries:
- the LOC105205300 gene encoding venom allergen 2 isoform X1, yielding MKSFVLATCLLGFAQIIYADNKELKIIRKDVAECLRTLPKCGNQPDDPLARVDVWHCAMAKRGVYDNPDPAVIKERSMKMCTKIITDPANVENCKKVASRCVDRETQGPKSNRQKAVNIIGCALRAGVAETTVLARKK